In the genome of Flaviflexus ciconiae, one region contains:
- a CDS encoding ArsR/SmtB family transcription factor, with the protein MSDEITRLKAMSHPLRLQILVVMDAMGEARTSDLASEIGAAANKVSYHLSILHSGGFINKRVGDDARETWWSVNETRINPPEPDPSERGSEDGRAASLAILEYLRGRVPDVMDEDQNQSVMLAVAYLTPEQRVAVTEDLSALSQRIREMSEENHANGVGDLYALGAQLLPARAEQG; encoded by the coding sequence ATGAGTGACGAGATAACCCGCCTGAAGGCAATGTCGCATCCCCTGCGGCTTCAGATCCTCGTTGTCATGGACGCGATGGGGGAGGCGAGGACTTCGGATCTTGCCAGCGAGATCGGTGCCGCTGCCAACAAGGTGTCGTACCACCTGTCGATCTTGCATTCCGGTGGATTCATTAATAAGCGGGTCGGGGATGATGCTCGGGAGACCTGGTGGAGCGTGAACGAAACACGGATTAATCCACCCGAACCCGATCCTTCAGAGAGGGGCAGCGAGGATGGCAGGGCGGCCTCGCTCGCCATCCTTGAGTACCTTCGGGGACGAGTCCCCGACGTCATGGACGAGGACCAAAACCAGTCCGTCATGCTCGCGGTTGCCTATCTCACCCCGGAGCAACGAGTGGCGGTCACCGAGGATCTTTCGGCACTGTCTCAACGTATCCGGGAAATGTCGGAAGAGAATCACGCAAACGGGGTGGGGGACCTTTACGCGCTTGGCGCACAGCTCCTCCCGGCACGCGCCGAGCAAGGATAA
- a CDS encoding MFS transporter, with amino-acid sequence MTAKDGGATTANDTFGSGNVPGEGSASGRSSASGRAAASEHGSTSGEGRALGPGSSRGVGGESIWANRDYVRWLIGDTTGMIGRTFSLFIVSFVVYDLTGSEGSAGLLQTIILVIMLVASIPGGVITDRSDRRRLIYLYSIFASVVSAGIFLYVFTGHLTYLSFVVLMSILALVHGFFGEATNAALRSIVSGTGFVKAQAANQGRDAAVHLAGRPLSGLFYGFFPWLPYLISTVFLAVQGFAFSRIERSLVPRVDEKKTAEVPATESPTGEVPTIKHEATVGEPSLSAGEGEPVKRPSMVADFVLGLRYMASRKTILILSVVITLINFGIAGIQALMVLSLIAQGYPAVEVGYLGAATGIALILVSTVAGRVAEKLPTGLIAILTLVWYTLCSIPLVFSDNYWVMMGCSFALGLGIPIANAAMLGYILGRTPESFQGRVSSLINIVAQALSAFAPLIAGIILEAYNSSLVAVIFTGVTLASLVIGLLSRRVRAIPAPADWEKYE; translated from the coding sequence ATGACAGCAAAAGATGGTGGTGCAACGACCGCCAACGACACCTTCGGGTCGGGCAACGTGCCTGGCGAGGGTTCTGCAAGCGGCCGGAGCTCTGCTTCTGGTCGGGCCGCCGCATCGGAGCACGGCTCCACATCTGGTGAGGGTCGTGCCTTGGGGCCGGGCAGCTCGCGTGGGGTCGGCGGGGAGTCAATCTGGGCTAACCGGGACTATGTGCGGTGGCTGATTGGCGATACGACCGGCATGATCGGCCGCACCTTCTCGCTTTTTATCGTCAGCTTCGTTGTCTACGATCTAACGGGCTCGGAAGGTTCCGCTGGTCTGCTACAAACGATCATTCTGGTCATCATGCTCGTAGCATCGATCCCCGGTGGTGTCATTACTGACCGGAGCGATCGCCGCCGGCTCATTTATCTCTATTCGATCTTCGCGTCGGTCGTGAGCGCGGGAATTTTCCTGTACGTATTCACGGGTCACCTCACCTACCTGTCGTTTGTTGTGCTCATGAGCATCCTGGCTCTCGTCCACGGCTTCTTCGGCGAGGCAACGAACGCGGCACTGCGTTCGATCGTGTCGGGCACCGGCTTCGTGAAGGCACAGGCGGCGAACCAGGGGAGGGACGCCGCCGTCCACCTTGCTGGCAGGCCGCTGTCCGGACTGTTCTACGGCTTCTTCCCGTGGCTTCCCTACCTCATCTCAACAGTTTTCCTGGCAGTTCAGGGATTTGCCTTCTCCCGGATCGAGCGCTCGCTTGTGCCACGGGTCGATGAAAAGAAAACAGCAGAAGTACCGGCAACTGAGTCGCCGACTGGTGAAGTACCGACAATCAAACACGAGGCGACAGTCGGCGAACCATCACTGTCTGCGGGTGAGGGGGAGCCGGTTAAGCGGCCCAGCATGGTTGCGGACTTTGTTTTGGGTCTTCGCTACATGGCTTCTCGGAAAACGATCCTTATTCTCAGCGTTGTTATCACGCTTATCAACTTTGGTATTGCCGGGATTCAGGCGCTCATGGTCCTGTCCCTTATCGCCCAGGGATATCCCGCGGTCGAGGTCGGCTACCTGGGTGCAGCCACCGGCATAGCACTCATTCTGGTGTCCACGGTCGCAGGGCGAGTGGCGGAGAAGCTACCGACAGGGCTGATCGCGATCCTCACTCTTGTTTGGTACACGCTGTGCAGCATTCCGTTGGTCTTCTCGGACAACTACTGGGTGATGATGGGATGCTCCTTCGCTCTTGGGCTTGGCATACCGATCGCCAATGCGGCGATGCTGGGTTATATCCTGGGCCGGACCCCGGAGTCTTTCCAGGGCAGGGTCAGTAGCCTCATCAACATTGTTGCCCAGGCGCTCTCCGCCTTTGCTCCGCTTATTGCCGGCATCATCCTTGAGGCGTACAACTCCAGCCTCGTGGCAGTCATCTTTACCGGCGTAACGCTTGCCAGTCTCGTTATTGGGTTACTCTCGAGAAGAGTGCGGGCCATCCCCGCGCCAGCGGACTGGGAGAAATATGAGTGA
- a CDS encoding ribulose-bisphosphate carboxylase, which produces MDQSSRYADLSLREEDLIAGGRHILCAYHLRPKAGVGFLEAAAHFAAESSTGTNVVVSTTDDFTKGVDALVYQADEASEEVRIAFPLELFDRNMTDGRMMMVSFLTLTIGNNQGMGDIEYAKMYDFYMPRAAISLFDGPAKGIRDLWRILGRPVENGGYIAGTIIKPKLGLRPKPFAEAAYQFWLGGDFIKNDEPQGNQVFAPIKETIPLVVDAMRRAMDETGEAKLFSANITADDHDEMLARGEFILDAFGPDADKVAFLVDGYVGGPGMITTARRWFPNQFLHYHRAGHGAITSPSSKRGYTAYVLAKMSRLQGASGIHVGTMGFGKMEGAANDRAIAYIIERDQHDGPVYSQDWYGMAPTAPIVSGGMNALRLPGLFTNLGHANIINTAGGGAYGHIDGPAAGARSLRQAHACWEAGADPVEWAKDNRDFARAFESFPADADAIYPGWREQLGLGG; this is translated from the coding sequence ATGGACCAGTCATCACGCTACGCAGATCTTTCCCTTCGGGAAGAGGACCTGATCGCAGGGGGCCGACACATCCTCTGTGCCTACCACCTGAGGCCAAAGGCAGGGGTGGGCTTTCTGGAGGCCGCCGCCCATTTTGCTGCCGAATCATCGACGGGCACGAACGTTGTCGTGTCGACAACCGATGATTTCACGAAGGGCGTTGATGCCCTTGTATACCAAGCCGATGAAGCAAGCGAGGAAGTACGGATTGCCTTTCCGCTTGAACTCTTTGATCGGAACATGACCGATGGTCGGATGATGATGGTGTCGTTCCTGACCCTGACGATCGGCAACAACCAGGGCATGGGAGACATCGAGTACGCGAAGATGTACGACTTCTACATGCCGCGCGCAGCCATCAGCCTCTTCGATGGTCCCGCGAAGGGAATCAGGGACCTGTGGCGGATCCTCGGTCGACCGGTTGAGAACGGTGGCTATATTGCCGGCACGATCATCAAGCCGAAGCTGGGCCTTCGGCCCAAGCCCTTTGCGGAGGCCGCCTACCAGTTCTGGTTGGGCGGGGATTTCATCAAGAATGACGAACCGCAGGGCAATCAGGTGTTCGCCCCAATCAAGGAAACAATCCCGCTCGTTGTGGATGCGATGAGGCGGGCCATGGATGAGACGGGCGAAGCGAAGTTGTTCAGCGCTAACATCACCGCCGACGATCACGACGAGATGCTGGCACGCGGCGAGTTCATCCTCGATGCTTTCGGCCCGGACGCTGACAAGGTCGCATTCCTCGTCGATGGCTACGTGGGCGGCCCGGGCATGATCACCACGGCACGCCGCTGGTTCCCGAACCAGTTCCTCCACTACCACCGCGCCGGACACGGCGCCATCACCTCCCCCAGCTCAAAGCGCGGTTACACGGCCTACGTGCTGGCAAAGATGTCTCGCCTTCAGGGCGCTTCCGGCATTCACGTGGGCACGATGGGATTCGGGAAGATGGAGGGGGCGGCCAACGATCGGGCAATCGCCTACATCATCGAACGAGACCAGCACGACGGCCCGGTCTACTCCCAGGACTGGTACGGCATGGCACCCACGGCACCCATTGTTTCGGGCGGCATGAACGCCCTGCGTTTGCCGGGCCTGTTCACGAACCTCGGCCACGCCAATATCATCAACACCGCCGGCGGTGGAGCCTACGGCCACATCGACGGGCCAGCAGCCGGTGCCCGGTCACTGCGCCAGGCGCACGCCTGCTGGGAAGCGGGAGCGGACCCGGTCGAGTGGGCCAAGGACAACCGGGACTTCGCCCGGGCTTTCGAGTCCTTCCCCGCGGATGCTGACGCGATCTATCCGGGATGGCGGGAGCAACTTGGACTAGGTGGGTGA
- a CDS encoding FIG domain-containing protein produces the protein MRRALSLTQYLLQTGDNTDNAYAHVLSPVAIALKVLSATISRGSLILPGRTPDQVRDGVDQRWHADETDRTLQEAAVKTILTHGASGDRLAAVSFSHEEEIHQVCDGPDARYLLAVDALHRPTSLIENQPIGLTFSIIERSKEGGPVTEGEFLRSGHDILCAGLALFGPATILLVSTGEGVDAFTLDREVGNFVLTSADMTLPSGSDVLAIDLSHADTWSPAVRRYVDERIRSSQTGEGRPAIMRWNNSAVLGAFRAIMNGGIFLLPRLAPREPGPKDNPSSQSVQHSADSQGDQGSHELESAESMPDVADAGASEGSADSQATKDSAPHRWSQSVRNPLGTPEEGVPLIHTAGPIAMLIEQAGGAATNGGSRIADLVPQSLHERVPIMLGATGDVFLIERYADEYEKGYATEVEYPLFHNRTLFIQGT, from the coding sequence ATGAGAAGGGCACTCAGTCTCACCCAGTACCTCCTCCAAACCGGAGACAACACCGACAACGCCTATGCGCACGTCCTCTCCCCCGTCGCTATCGCACTCAAGGTCCTCTCGGCCACAATCAGTCGAGGCTCCCTGATCCTCCCCGGCAGAACGCCCGACCAGGTGAGGGACGGGGTGGACCAGCGATGGCATGCAGACGAAACCGACCGCACCCTCCAAGAAGCAGCGGTCAAGACGATCCTCACCCATGGAGCCTCCGGCGACCGACTCGCCGCCGTCTCCTTCTCCCACGAGGAAGAGATCCACCAGGTCTGCGACGGACCCGACGCCCGCTATCTGCTCGCAGTGGACGCCCTCCACCGGCCCACTTCTCTGATCGAGAACCAACCGATTGGGCTCACGTTCTCCATCATCGAACGATCAAAGGAAGGCGGCCCGGTTACCGAGGGCGAGTTCCTGCGCTCGGGGCACGACATTCTCTGTGCGGGGCTTGCCCTGTTCGGGCCCGCTACCATCCTCCTTGTCAGCACGGGTGAGGGCGTGGACGCATTTACTCTCGACCGAGAGGTAGGAAACTTCGTTCTTACGAGCGCCGACATGACGCTCCCGTCGGGTTCCGACGTTCTCGCCATAGACCTGTCGCACGCCGATACGTGGAGCCCCGCCGTACGCAGGTATGTGGATGAACGCATCCGGTCCTCGCAGACTGGCGAAGGCCGCCCCGCGATCATGCGGTGGAACAACTCGGCCGTTCTCGGGGCGTTCCGGGCAATCATGAACGGCGGCATCTTCCTTCTCCCCCGCCTTGCACCAAGGGAGCCGGGTCCAAAAGACAATCCGAGTTCGCAATCGGTACAGCACTCGGCAGATTCTCAAGGAGACCAGGGGTCTCACGAGCTGGAGAGCGCGGAGTCAATGCCAGACGTTGCCGACGCAGGGGCTTCCGAGGGCTCTGCCGATTCGCAAGCTACCAAGGACTCAGCTCCACACCGGTGGTCGCAGTCTGTGCGGAACCCGCTTGGTACACCCGAGGAGGGCGTTCCCCTGATCCACACGGCGGGTCCGATCGCCATGCTGATCGAGCAGGCGGGAGGGGCAGCGACCAACGGTGGGTCTCGGATCGCTGATCTCGTACCCCAATCGCTACACGAGCGGGTTCCGATCATGCTCGGCGCTACCGGAGACGTGTTTCTCATCGAACGGTACGCGGACGAGTACGAGAAGGGTTACGCAACCGAAGTCGAGTACCCGCTGTTTCACAATCGCACACTATTCATTCAAGGCACCTAG
- a CDS encoding phosphoribulokinase, with amino-acid sequence MSRKHPIIAVTGSSGAGTSTVTETFQQIFRREGITSAIVPGDSFHRYNRAEMKAVHEEAVSQGRLPPSHFGPEANDFPSLEKLFAQYGEDGTGQTRTYVHDIEEEAIYGTPPGTFTPWRQIEEGTDLLYYEGLHGAVHTEEVDVARHVDLCIGVVPIINLEWIQKIHRDRSSRGYSAEAVTDMILRRMDDYVHYICPQFNNTHVNFQRVPMVDTSNPFTARSIPTADESMTVIRFANPRGIDFPYLSSMIAGSFMSRANSIVVPGGKTDLAMQLILTPMIWRLIDKSRKAKGLPGLTYKSAF; translated from the coding sequence ATGTCGCGCAAGCATCCCATCATCGCGGTCACCGGATCATCCGGTGCCGGAACCAGCACAGTCACCGAGACCTTTCAGCAGATATTCCGCCGCGAAGGCATCACCTCAGCCATCGTCCCCGGTGATTCCTTCCACCGATACAATCGGGCGGAAATGAAGGCGGTCCACGAGGAAGCGGTCTCACAGGGCCGCCTGCCACCCAGCCATTTTGGCCCCGAAGCCAATGACTTCCCGAGCCTTGAGAAACTGTTCGCTCAATACGGTGAGGACGGCACCGGGCAAACCCGCACCTACGTACACGACATCGAGGAAGAAGCAATATACGGAACCCCTCCCGGGACCTTCACGCCATGGCGACAGATTGAGGAGGGCACGGACCTCCTCTATTACGAGGGCCTCCACGGGGCCGTGCACACCGAGGAGGTGGACGTGGCACGCCACGTTGATCTCTGCATCGGTGTCGTTCCCATCATTAACCTCGAGTGGATCCAAAAGATCCACCGGGACCGGTCAAGCCGCGGATACTCGGCCGAAGCGGTGACCGACATGATCCTGCGACGCATGGACGACTACGTCCACTACATCTGCCCGCAGTTCAACAACACCCACGTGAACTTTCAGCGGGTCCCCATGGTCGACACATCCAACCCCTTCACGGCCCGCTCAATCCCCACCGCCGATGAATCTATGACGGTCATTAGGTTCGCAAACCCACGTGGTATCGACTTCCCGTACCTATCGTCCATGATCGCGGGATCTTTCATGTCCCGCGCCAACTCCATCGTGGTTCCCGGCGGGAAGACCGATTTGGCCATGCAACTCATCCTCACCCCGATGATTTGGCGGCTGATCGATAAGTCAAGAAAAGCAAAGGGCCTACCCGGCCTCACGTACAAGAGCGCGTTCTAG
- a CDS encoding GNAT family N-acetyltransferase produces MIKIRVVTAMDVEELTDLIVASREFLAPFEPRREDSYYDLDFQKKLMTAKLADHEQGSEVPFVVLDQDKIIGQLVLDRIELGPYQSCEIGYWIAEEACGKGCATEAVAQAIDFACEELGLKRIMAATLPSNIPSIRVLEKNGFTKIGEAKNYMEIAGERRDHILYEYTYTGA; encoded by the coding sequence ATGATAAAAATACGAGTCGTTACCGCGATGGACGTCGAAGAGCTGACGGACCTCATCGTGGCATCACGAGAATTCCTCGCGCCGTTTGAACCACGGCGCGAGGATTCTTACTACGACCTGGACTTCCAGAAGAAGCTCATGACTGCCAAGCTGGCAGACCACGAACAGGGATCCGAAGTTCCCTTTGTCGTCCTGGACCAAGACAAGATCATCGGTCAGCTTGTTCTCGACCGGATCGAACTGGGTCCCTATCAGTCCTGCGAAATTGGATACTGGATTGCCGAAGAAGCCTGCGGCAAGGGTTGCGCTACAGAAGCCGTGGCACAAGCGATCGACTTCGCCTGCGAGGAACTCGGCCTCAAGCGGATCATGGCAGCCACACTGCCCAGCAACATCCCGTCGATCCGTGTTCTCGAAAAGAACGGATTCACCAAGATCGGGGAAGCAAAGAACTACATGGAGATCGCCGGCGAACGCCGCGACCACATCCTCTACGAATACACCTACACAGGCGCGTAG
- the leuD gene encoding 3-isopropylmalate dehydratase small subunit, producing MEKITTHTGIGVPLRRSNVDTDQIIPAVYLKRVTRTGFEDALFAAWRNDPEFVLNQDDYKNGSVLIAGTDFGTGSSREHAVWALKDYGFRAVLAPRFAEIFKGNSGKQGLVAGIITQDDCEQLWKILETEPGTEVTVDLVERTVTAGSFTTTFEIDDYTRWRLMEGLDDIGLTMRQEDKITEFEATRPSFKPKTLPVKTLPVEEVVSARPVDGEAPLT from the coding sequence ATGGAGAAAATCACCACCCATACCGGTATCGGCGTCCCGCTGCGCCGCTCCAACGTTGACACGGACCAGATCATCCCGGCCGTGTACCTCAAGCGCGTCACCCGCACCGGCTTCGAAGACGCTCTGTTCGCTGCCTGGCGCAACGATCCCGAGTTCGTCCTCAACCAGGACGACTACAAGAATGGTTCCGTTCTCATTGCCGGAACCGACTTTGGCACCGGCTCCTCCCGCGAGCATGCCGTGTGGGCACTCAAGGACTACGGCTTCCGTGCCGTCCTGGCGCCCCGCTTCGCGGAGATCTTCAAGGGCAACTCCGGCAAGCAGGGCCTTGTTGCCGGCATCATCACCCAGGATGACTGCGAGCAGCTGTGGAAGATCCTCGAAACCGAGCCCGGCACCGAGGTAACCGTTGACCTGGTCGAACGCACCGTCACCGCCGGTTCGTTCACAACGACCTTCGAGATCGATGACTACACGCGCTGGCGCCTCATGGAGGGCCTTGACGACATCGGGCTCACCATGCGTCAGGAAGACAAGATCACCGAGTTCGAGGCGACCCGGCCGTCGTTTAAGCCGAAGACCCTGCCGGTCAAGACCCTTCCAGTTGAGGAAGTTGTCTCGGCACGTCCCGTCGATGGAGAAGCGCCACTCACCTAA